From Thalassotalea euphylliae, the proteins below share one genomic window:
- the ubiE gene encoding bifunctional demethylmenaquinone methyltransferase/2-methoxy-6-polyprenyl-1,4-benzoquinol methylase UbiE translates to MSQPMQHEQTENPNSTDQETTHFGYQTVEKGSKESMVAGVFHSVAKQYDIMNDLMSFGVHRLWKRFTIDASGVRPGNKVLDLAGGTGDLTAKFSQLVGKDGKVILADINSSMLNVGRDKLRDRGLVQNIDYVQANAEHLPFEENTFDIVTIAFGLRNVTNKDNALRSIFRVLKPGGRLLVLEFSKPEHELLNKAYDFYSFNILPKMGELVAKDGDSYQYLAESIRMHPDQETLKTMMADAGFEQTTYHNLTGGIVALHKGYKF, encoded by the coding sequence ATGTCTCAGCCCATGCAACACGAACAAACTGAAAACCCAAACTCAACAGATCAAGAAACTACCCATTTTGGCTACCAAACCGTCGAAAAAGGCTCAAAGGAGTCAATGGTGGCGGGCGTATTTCATTCGGTTGCAAAACAATACGACATTATGAATGACTTGATGTCATTTGGTGTTCACCGCTTATGGAAGCGTTTCACCATTGATGCGTCAGGTGTTCGTCCTGGCAATAAAGTGCTTGACTTAGCGGGCGGTACAGGTGACTTAACCGCTAAGTTTTCGCAGCTAGTGGGCAAAGACGGCAAAGTGATTCTAGCTGACATCAATAGCTCTATGCTTAACGTGGGGCGTGACAAATTGCGCGATCGCGGCTTAGTGCAAAACATTGACTACGTGCAAGCGAACGCGGAACACTTACCGTTTGAAGAAAACACCTTTGATATTGTGACCATTGCCTTTGGCCTGCGTAATGTCACCAACAAAGACAACGCGTTGCGCTCTATTTTCCGCGTGTTAAAGCCCGGTGGTCGCCTGCTTGTGCTGGAATTTTCAAAGCCAGAGCACGAATTGTTAAACAAGGCATACGACTTCTACTCGTTTAACATCTTACCGAAAATGGGTGAGCTGGTCGCGAAAGACGGCGACAGCTATCAGTACTTGGCTGAATCCATTCGCATGCACCCAGATCAAGAAACGCTAAAAACCATGATGGCAGATGCAGGCTTTGAACAAACCACCTACCACAACCTAACCGGTGGTATTGTCGCGCTACACAAAGGTTATAAGTTCTAG
- a CDS encoding DUF1538 domain-containing protein gives MLGSIRDLAPIIAVIVFFQLVIIQQPLPNILDLLVGVLFVLLGLTFFIHGLEQGLFPIGETMAHAFAKKGSVFWLLIFAFALGFGTTVAEPALIAVAAEAAEVAASGNMIAADEAAKASYANGLRFTVALSVGLAIVLGVFRILKGWPIQYLIIGGYVLVVILTLFAPVEIIGIAYDSGGVTTSTITVPLVTALGVGLASSIKGRNPMIDGFGLIALASLTPMMFVMVYGMVML, from the coding sequence ATGCTCGGTAGTATACGGGATTTAGCCCCCATCATTGCCGTTATCGTATTTTTTCAGTTGGTGATCATTCAACAACCTCTGCCCAATATTTTGGATCTTTTGGTCGGTGTACTTTTTGTATTGCTCGGTCTGACCTTTTTTATTCACGGCCTTGAACAAGGCTTATTTCCCATTGGCGAAACCATGGCCCACGCCTTTGCTAAAAAAGGCAGTGTTTTCTGGTTATTGATTTTTGCCTTTGCCCTCGGCTTTGGTACTACAGTCGCCGAACCCGCTTTAATCGCCGTGGCCGCAGAAGCCGCTGAAGTGGCTGCCAGTGGTAATATGATAGCGGCTGATGAAGCTGCCAAAGCTAGTTATGCCAATGGTTTGCGCTTCACCGTGGCCTTATCCGTTGGCCTCGCCATTGTGCTTGGCGTATTCCGCATTCTCAAAGGCTGGCCAATTCAATACTTGATCATCGGTGGCTATGTTTTAGTGGTAATTCTGACTTTATTCGCCCCTGTGGAAATTATTGGTATTGCCTATGATTCAGGTGGTGTCACCACATCAACCATTACTGTACCTTTGGTCACCGCACTTGGCGTTGGCTTGGCTTCATCAATCAAAGGACGTAATCCGATGATTGACGGTTTTGGTTTAATCGCGTTGGCCTCACTGACCCCCATGATGTTTGTCATGGTCTACGGCATGGTGATGCTATGA
- a CDS encoding CBS domain-containing protein, which translates to MSTKQIIKAKDVMTSAYAQLDGMQTVREALNAMKEKNTQVVIVNKRDQHDAYGILLLSDIAKKVLAKDRSLDRVNIYEIMSKPVMSVPPEMDVRYCARLFDKFGLSCAPVIESEQILGLVGYQELLMKTIEQFE; encoded by the coding sequence GTGAGTACGAAACAAATCATCAAAGCAAAAGACGTTATGACGTCTGCTTACGCCCAACTTGACGGCATGCAAACCGTGCGCGAAGCACTTAACGCCATGAAAGAGAAAAATACTCAGGTTGTTATCGTCAATAAACGCGATCAACACGACGCTTACGGTATTTTATTGCTTTCTGATATTGCTAAAAAAGTGCTCGCCAAAGACCGCTCACTGGATCGCGTTAACATCTACGAAATTATGTCAAAACCTGTGATGTCAGTACCGCCAGAAATGGACGTTCGTTACTGCGCACGCTTGTTTGATAAATTCGGCCTAAGCTGTGCGCCGGTTATTGAATCTGAGCAGATACTCGGCTTAGTTGGCTATCAAGAATTATTAATGAAAACCATTGAGCAATTCGAATAA
- a CDS encoding DUF1538 domain-containing protein, which yields MNLITILTDLSQTMLSTVTDVIPIAVIIFGFQFAVIRQPVPNIGKVLSGFVWVVIGLTFFLVGLERALFPLGKLMAQQLTDPVFIAGSEALDAVKGAISLTWQDYGWVYLFAFLIGFSTTIAEPSLIAVAIKANQVSGGAIGIWGLRISVALGVAIGISLGCYRIVVGDPIHWYIIAGYVVVVIQTLFAPKLIIPLAYDSGGVTTSTVTVPLVAALGLGLAETVPGRSPLIDGFGLIAFASLFPMMSVMAYAQLSQWYAARRKRPEPSQL from the coding sequence ATGAACTTAATCACAATATTAACCGATCTCAGCCAAACCATGTTGAGCACTGTCACCGATGTGATCCCAATTGCGGTGATCATCTTTGGCTTTCAGTTTGCGGTCATTCGTCAACCCGTCCCTAACATTGGCAAGGTACTGTCAGGCTTTGTCTGGGTAGTTATCGGCTTAACCTTTTTCTTAGTCGGCCTAGAGCGCGCACTATTCCCGCTCGGCAAGTTAATGGCGCAGCAACTCACCGATCCTGTGTTTATTGCCGGTAGTGAAGCGCTTGATGCCGTGAAAGGAGCGATCAGCTTGACCTGGCAAGACTACGGCTGGGTGTATTTATTCGCTTTTCTCATTGGTTTTAGTACCACAATCGCGGAACCTTCGCTGATTGCGGTGGCAATTAAAGCAAACCAAGTATCTGGCGGTGCCATTGGCATTTGGGGGCTGAGAATTTCGGTGGCTCTAGGTGTGGCTATTGGTATTTCTCTGGGCTGCTACCGCATTGTGGTCGGTGACCCAATTCATTGGTACATCATTGCCGGCTATGTGGTGGTGGTCATTCAAACCTTGTTTGCCCCCAAACTGATTATCCCGCTAGCTTACGATTCTGGCGGGGTAACAACCTCTACCGTTACCGTGCCGCTTGTCGCCGCGCTTGGTTTGGGGCTGGCTGAAACAGTGCCGGGCCGCAGCCCACTTATCGACGGCTTTGGCCTAATCGCCTTTGCCAGCTTATTCCCGATGATGTCAGTCATGGCCTATGCTCAATTAAGTCAATGGTATGCTGCACGTCGCAAGCGCCCTGAACCAAGTCAACTTTAA
- a CDS encoding P-II family nitrogen regulator: MRFKLIVVFVEDALTDQVVETARDTGATGATVINNARGEGLNKSKTFFGLDLVTQRDVVLLLVEEHMSRHILEEIARVGEFDEKPGSGIAFQIDVEDAVGVSHQISQLSSSVENEL, encoded by the coding sequence ATGCGCTTTAAACTGATTGTCGTCTTTGTTGAAGATGCCTTAACCGATCAAGTCGTTGAAACCGCTCGCGACACTGGCGCCACAGGGGCAACAGTGATCAATAATGCCCGCGGTGAAGGCTTAAATAAGTCAAAAACCTTCTTTGGCCTTGATCTGGTAACACAGCGCGATGTGGTACTACTGCTCGTTGAAGAGCACATGTCGCGCCACATTTTAGAAGAAATCGCCAGAGTAGGTGAGTTTGATGAAAAACCGGGATCTGGTATTGCCTTTCAAATTGATGTTGAAGATGCCGTTGGTGTCTCGCATCAAATCAGTCAACTAAGTTCAAGTGTGGAGAACGAACTGTGA
- a CDS encoding ubiquinone biosynthesis accessory factor UbiJ: MRTALLAQLLCSAIESIANQALSLSDKPVNFAEKYQSSAMALNLAELGFTLEFRYIASKLLVTSPEQTIPEQTSAECTITTSLSTLNKIRSEHQLTELIKADKLDIVGDMKVAQQFIGLAESIEIDWATAIEAHIGDVATHKLLSLAANAQRKLAFAKAQVSADMTEYVLHEQQWVVSASELRHFTQGVTSSQQSVEQLSQRVAALTEKMTQLDH; this comes from the coding sequence ATGCGTACCGCTCTGCTTGCTCAGCTACTGTGCTCTGCCATTGAATCTATCGCGAACCAAGCGTTATCACTGAGCGATAAGCCCGTTAATTTCGCTGAGAAATATCAGTCCAGTGCGATGGCACTTAACTTGGCAGAGCTTGGCTTTACCTTAGAGTTTCGCTATATCGCCTCTAAGTTACTGGTGACTAGTCCTGAGCAAACTATTCCTGAACAAACAAGCGCCGAATGTACGATCACCACCAGCTTATCAACGCTTAACAAAATCAGAAGTGAACACCAACTAACTGAATTAATTAAAGCCGATAAACTCGATATCGTTGGCGATATGAAAGTGGCTCAACAATTTATTGGGCTGGCAGAGAGTATTGAGATCGATTGGGCCACTGCCATTGAAGCGCATATTGGCGATGTCGCAACGCATAAACTGCTCTCGTTAGCGGCCAATGCCCAGCGCAAGTTAGCGTTTGCCAAAGCCCAAGTGAGTGCTGATATGACGGAGTATGTGCTGCATGAGCAACAATGGGTGGTTTCAGCCTCTGAGCTGCGTCACTTTACACAAGGGGTTACTAGCAGCCAGCAAAGCGTTGAGCAATTATCACAGCGAGTTGCTGCGCTAACCGAAAAAATGACTCAGCTCGATCACTAA
- the ubiB gene encoding ubiquinone biosynthesis regulatory protein kinase UbiB: MRSLRIYRIIKTFLQHGLDEMLPRAAVPWYIKLARMSLFWLRNQHKDKSEAQRLRLAIESLGPVFIKFGQMLSTRRDLLPQAFAEELALLQDRVPPFAGQQALKQIESAIGREAFAEHFSNFDAKPLASASIAQVHTATMQEDDGSATQVVIKVLRPGIEKTIIADINVMQMFAGIVAKWLPDGKRLRPKEVVNEYRKTILDELDLNREAANAIQLKRNFTQGQASDHHLYVPEIYSSYCHKNVLVMERIYGIGVGEVETLQQLGCNMKLLAERGVEVFFTQVFRDSFFHADMHPGNVFVNATNPADPTWIAIDCGIVGTLNKEDKRYLAENFVAFFNRDYRKVAQLHVDSGWVPRHTSVDEFEFAIRTVCEPIFNKPLAEISFGQVLVNLFNTARRFNMEVQPQLVLLQKTLLYIEGLGRQLYPQLDLWQTAKPFLENWVKEQMGIQAVFGKIKDNLPFWNEKLPEVPDLVYDFLSTGKQAHLQQIELLTQIKQQQALKARQQIYSILASGAMIASAVCFSVGSLLATGILAAGAVVLIASALSKH, encoded by the coding sequence GTGCGTAGTTTACGAATTTACCGAATCATCAAAACCTTCCTACAGCACGGTTTAGACGAAATGCTGCCCCGTGCTGCGGTGCCTTGGTATATTAAACTGGCGCGAATGTCGCTGTTTTGGCTGAGAAATCAACACAAAGACAAAAGTGAAGCGCAACGACTTCGCTTGGCAATAGAAAGCCTAGGCCCAGTGTTTATTAAGTTCGGGCAAATGCTTTCAACTCGCCGCGACCTGCTACCGCAAGCCTTCGCCGAAGAACTTGCCTTGCTGCAAGACCGCGTACCGCCTTTTGCCGGCCAGCAGGCTCTCAAACAAATCGAGTCGGCGATTGGCCGCGAAGCTTTTGCTGAACATTTCAGTAACTTTGACGCCAAGCCCTTGGCTTCAGCTTCCATTGCGCAAGTGCATACAGCGACCATGCAAGAGGATGATGGCAGTGCGACCCAAGTTGTTATCAAAGTGCTGCGCCCGGGCATCGAAAAAACCATTATTGCCGATATCAATGTCATGCAGATGTTTGCCGGTATCGTGGCTAAATGGTTGCCAGATGGCAAACGCCTGCGCCCGAAAGAAGTGGTCAACGAATACCGTAAAACCATTCTTGATGAGCTTGATCTGAATCGCGAAGCAGCCAATGCCATTCAGCTAAAGCGCAACTTTACGCAAGGCCAAGCCAGCGACCATCACCTTTACGTACCGGAAATTTACAGCAGTTACTGCCACAAAAATGTACTGGTCATGGAGCGCATTTACGGCATTGGCGTTGGTGAAGTGGAAACCCTGCAGCAACTTGGCTGTAATATGAAACTCTTAGCCGAGCGCGGCGTAGAAGTCTTCTTTACGCAGGTATTTCGCGATAGCTTTTTCCATGCCGATATGCACCCGGGCAATGTTTTCGTCAACGCCACGAACCCAGCCGATCCGACGTGGATTGCCATTGACTGCGGTATCGTCGGCACCTTGAATAAAGAAGACAAACGCTACCTAGCGGAAAATTTCGTGGCGTTTTTCAACCGCGATTACCGCAAAGTTGCTCAGCTGCATGTTGATTCTGGCTGGGTACCACGCCACACCAGTGTGGATGAATTTGAGTTTGCCATTCGCACGGTGTGTGAACCCATTTTCAACAAACCACTGGCCGAAATCTCGTTTGGGCAAGTCTTAGTCAACCTGTTTAATACCGCGCGCCGCTTCAATATGGAAGTGCAGCCACAGCTGGTATTATTGCAAAAAACCTTACTCTACATTGAAGGGCTAGGGCGCCAACTCTACCCACAGCTGGATCTATGGCAAACCGCTAAGCCGTTTTTAGAAAACTGGGTCAAAGAGCAAATGGGTATTCAGGCGGTATTTGGCAAAATCAAAGACAACTTACCGTTTTGGAATGAAAAACTACCAGAAGTGCCAGACCTTGTTTACGACTTCCTCAGCACAGGTAAACAAGCACATTTACAGCAAATAGAACTGTTGACGCAAATCAAACAACAACAAGCGTTAAAAGCGCGACAACAAATCTATTCCATTCTTGCCTCGGGTGCCATGATCGCCAGTGCAGTGTGTTTTAGTGTCGGCAGTTTACTCGCAACAGGCATTTTAGCCGCAGGGGCCGTGGTCTTGATTGCGAGCGCGCTAAGTAAGCACTAA